Proteins encoded within one genomic window of Nitrospina gracilis 3/211:
- the glmS gene encoding glutamine--fructose-6-phosphate transaminase (isomerizing) — MCGITGAVGLKDISNQLFEGIRNLEYRGYDSCGVALMSGKRAIVVKKNVGYVDDVYKKENVLQHQGHTGIAHTRWATHGQVTKNNTHPFSSCDKKFAVVHNGIISNYQALRKQLKAEGHKFISDTDTEVVPHLLEKFYQETGSVEAAFVNTLRQLEGSYAIAFISIHQPDQIFCARRESPLLLGIDDEVKYVGSDFNAFIDHTKNAVIMDDDEYAIVSRDAYVVKSTVTQEVVAKPVTRIEWDSETTRKGGYPHYMLKEIYEQPQTINNALDVDEKKMDEFVDLLDKKATAQLVGVGTTFYVTMYANYIFSQISGKYIPAISSDEFVSLSPVDGDSFVLAISQSGETYDTISALKHAKAQGAATGAIVNVMGSTISRLVDKTILQGSGPEICVISTKAALAQMVILTHMALKLGLRRKRITQRQYKASLKSLHDLPEVINGILNERSGFIHRIAHQHRNVKNWLYLGRGIYYPIALESALKMKEVAYVHAEGMPCGFLKHGTLAMIDDDVYSIVFIPPKSDKAMYQATLASVAEIRARSGFVLGIHFDERGKDKELFSEELIIPQVPDIVAPFIHLVISQLLAYFTATSLKRNVDKPRSLAKSVTVG, encoded by the coding sequence ATGTGCGGCATCACCGGCGCGGTCGGCCTGAAAGACATTTCGAATCAACTGTTCGAAGGCATTCGCAACCTCGAGTACCGGGGTTACGATTCCTGCGGCGTGGCGTTGATGAGCGGCAAGCGCGCGATCGTGGTTAAAAAGAACGTCGGTTACGTGGACGATGTGTACAAGAAGGAGAACGTTCTCCAACATCAGGGTCATACCGGCATTGCACATACCCGTTGGGCCACGCACGGTCAGGTGACCAAAAACAACACGCACCCGTTCTCCTCCTGCGACAAAAAATTTGCAGTGGTGCATAACGGCATTATTTCCAACTACCAGGCTCTGCGAAAACAGTTGAAAGCCGAAGGGCACAAGTTCATATCCGATACCGACACCGAGGTGGTGCCCCATCTCCTCGAAAAGTTTTACCAGGAAACAGGCTCGGTCGAGGCGGCGTTCGTGAACACGCTCCGCCAGTTGGAAGGATCGTATGCCATCGCCTTTATCAGCATCCATCAGCCCGACCAGATTTTTTGCGCACGGCGGGAGTCGCCCCTCCTTCTCGGCATCGACGACGAAGTGAAATACGTTGGTTCTGATTTCAACGCATTCATCGACCATACCAAGAACGCAGTCATCATGGATGATGACGAATACGCCATCGTGTCCCGCGATGCTTACGTGGTCAAAAGCACGGTCACGCAGGAGGTGGTGGCAAAGCCGGTGACGCGAATCGAGTGGGACAGCGAAACCACGCGGAAGGGCGGATACCCGCATTACATGCTGAAAGAAATTTACGAACAGCCGCAGACCATCAACAACGCGCTGGATGTGGATGAAAAAAAGATGGACGAGTTCGTGGACCTGCTCGACAAAAAGGCCACCGCCCAACTGGTTGGCGTGGGCACCACGTTTTACGTGACGATGTATGCCAACTACATCTTCAGCCAGATTTCCGGAAAATACATCCCAGCCATTAGTTCCGACGAATTCGTATCCCTGTCTCCGGTGGATGGAGACAGTTTCGTGCTTGCCATTTCGCAATCGGGCGAAACCTACGACACGATCTCCGCTCTCAAGCACGCGAAGGCGCAGGGCGCGGCGACAGGCGCCATCGTCAACGTCATGGGTTCCACCATATCAAGGTTGGTGGACAAAACGATTCTTCAGGGGTCGGGCCCGGAAATCTGCGTGATCAGCACCAAGGCAGCGTTGGCGCAGATGGTGATCCTCACACACATGGCGCTAAAGCTGGGACTGCGCCGGAAGCGCATCACCCAGCGGCAGTACAAGGCGTCGCTCAAATCCCTGCACGACCTGCCGGAGGTTATCAACGGCATTCTCAACGAACGTTCCGGGTTCATCCACCGCATTGCGCACCAGCATCGCAATGTAAAGAACTGGTTGTACCTGGGTCGGGGCATTTATTACCCCATTGCTTTGGAGTCTGCGCTCAAGATGAAGGAAGTCGCTTATGTCCACGCAGAGGGTATGCCCTGTGGCTTCCTCAAGCACGGCACGCTGGCGATGATCGACGACGACGTGTATTCCATCGTTTTCATTCCGCCGAAAAGCGACAAGGCCATGTACCAGGCGACACTGGCCAGCGTGGCGGAAATCCGCGCGCGGTCGGGATTCGTGCTGGGGATTCATTTCGACGAACGCGGCAAGGACAAGGAATTGTTCAGCGAAGAACTGATCATTCCACAAGTGCCGGACATCGTCGCTCCCTTCATTCATCTGGTGATCTCCCAGTTATTGGCCTATTTCACTGCGACCTCCCTCAAACGGAACGTAGACAAGCCGCGCAGTCTTGCCAAATCGGTAACGGTGGGTTAG
- the glmU gene encoding bifunctional sugar-1-phosphate nucleotidylyltransferase/acetyltransferase: MKAVILAAGKGNNLTPFSDTRPNPMISVAGRYLFNHCLNLLQKSGISDVYVVVGHKKDKLLEEIHQHTLNGLNLNVVEQKKSAGIGDAVMQVRDKILHGEYFLLIYGDIVTADNIFSKTQQSFHTFKSPVASICLPPSNDMFGNVFLNANMKITRIIEKPKGDNLGNYVLAGVYILPETFFDLLQKNKRSMEKAIKALADGEGLRASMWEEDWLDIVYPWEILTANQIIMDSWEESSIAKTAKLESNVTITGPVQIEEGVRIKAGAVLEGPCSIGAGSYIGNNSLIRSYTAVGGNCSVGYGVELKNCVIHKDSRIGRLSFIGDSVLGENVDIGAGTMTVNRTMTWDPVEVKQNKKTFKTGRTKLGAFIGDNVVIGAGNTIEPGIVIPPGKIFPSHYSVKNG, from the coding sequence ATGAAAGCGGTCATCCTTGCGGCAGGAAAAGGAAACAACCTGACGCCCTTTTCCGACACCCGCCCCAATCCCATGATCAGTGTGGCCGGACGGTACCTGTTCAATCATTGCCTGAATCTGCTTCAGAAATCAGGCATCAGTGATGTGTACGTGGTGGTGGGTCATAAAAAGGACAAATTACTGGAGGAAATCCACCAGCACACCCTCAACGGCCTCAACCTGAATGTGGTGGAGCAGAAAAAATCCGCGGGCATCGGTGATGCGGTCATGCAGGTACGCGACAAAATCCTGCACGGTGAATACTTTCTGTTGATCTACGGCGACATCGTGACCGCCGACAACATTTTCAGCAAGACCCAGCAGTCGTTTCATACGTTCAAATCACCGGTGGCGTCCATCTGCCTGCCGCCGTCGAACGATATGTTCGGCAACGTGTTCCTGAACGCAAACATGAAGATCACGCGGATCATCGAAAAACCCAAGGGCGACAACCTGGGCAACTACGTTCTGGCCGGCGTCTACATCCTGCCGGAGACGTTTTTCGACCTGCTCCAAAAGAACAAGCGGTCCATGGAAAAAGCAATCAAGGCGCTGGCGGATGGCGAAGGCCTGCGCGCCTCGATGTGGGAAGAGGACTGGCTGGACATTGTGTATCCCTGGGAAATCCTCACGGCAAATCAGATCATCATGGACAGCTGGGAGGAGTCGTCGATCGCCAAGACCGCCAAGCTGGAATCCAACGTCACCATCACCGGACCGGTGCAGATTGAAGAAGGCGTCCGCATCAAGGCGGGGGCCGTGCTGGAAGGGCCGTGCTCCATCGGTGCCGGCAGTTACATCGGCAACAACTCACTCATCCGCAGCTATACGGCCGTGGGTGGGAACTGTTCGGTCGGCTACGGCGTCGAATTGAAGAACTGCGTGATCCACAAGGATTCGCGAATCGGCCGTCTGTCGTTCATCGGGGACAGCGTGCTGGGCGAAAACGTGGACATCGGCGCGGGTACCATGACCGTCAACCGGACGATGACGTGGGACCCGGTTGAAGTAAAGCAGAACAAGAAAACGTTTAAAACGGGCCGGACCAAGCTGGGCGCCTTCATCGGCGACAACGTGGTCATCGGCGCGGGCAACACCATCGAGCCCGGCATTGTGATTCCGCCGGGAAAGATTTTTCCATCTCATTACTCAGTCAAGAACGGATAA
- a CDS encoding sugar phosphate nucleotidyltransferase, whose protein sequence is MQGKGLAAVILAAGKGTRMCSDLPKVLHPLGGRPLLLHVLDALRPLAPERIVIVVGYQADRVRQAVPEGVAQFVEQTEQLGTGHAVQQTEGTLADFSGHALILCGDMPLIRPETLQDLVARHRELAAACTLLSLKSKGKKDFGRVIRTPEGRVDRIVENKDATPQEKTVDEYNSGVYCFQKSILFKALKGVDNRNAQQEYYLTDTVARINREGLAVEAIQTSDASELIGINSLEDLVAAERLFSQRASNP, encoded by the coding sequence ATGCAAGGTAAAGGTTTAGCCGCAGTCATCCTGGCGGCGGGGAAGGGGACGCGGATGTGTTCAGATCTTCCCAAGGTTCTGCACCCGCTGGGGGGACGGCCGTTGCTCCTCCATGTTCTGGACGCGCTCCGTCCGCTGGCCCCGGAGAGAATAGTGATCGTGGTCGGATACCAGGCCGACCGCGTTCGCCAGGCCGTTCCGGAGGGGGTGGCGCAGTTTGTAGAGCAGACCGAGCAGTTGGGAACGGGACATGCTGTCCAGCAGACGGAGGGAACGCTTGCGGATTTTTCCGGCCATGCCCTCATTTTATGCGGGGACATGCCGCTGATCCGCCCCGAAACCCTGCAGGATCTCGTTGCCCGGCACCGGGAATTGGCTGCCGCCTGCACCCTGTTGAGCCTGAAATCAAAGGGGAAAAAAGACTTTGGACGGGTGATCCGCACCCCCGAGGGCCGGGTGGACCGCATTGTGGAAAACAAGGACGCGACCCCTCAGGAAAAAACAGTTGACGAATACAATTCCGGAGTTTATTGTTTTCAAAAGAGTATTCTTTTCAAGGCTTTAAAGGGCGTTGACAATCGCAACGCACAGCAGGAATACTATCTGACAGATACCGTCGCTCGCATCAATCGGGAGGGGCTTGCGGTCGAGGCCATTCAGACCTCGGACGCCTCCGAATTGATCGGTATCAATTCGCTCGAAGACCTGGTCGCCGCGGAGCGGCTCTTTTCCCAACGCGCCTCGAACCCCTGA
- a CDS encoding helix-turn-helix domain-containing protein, giving the protein MDRTSKDIRTFLEKWLHKSVKQYVSSMDGNEKGDLYDLLVLGLEKPLLEMVLEETNGNQTKAANILGINRNTLRKKIHEHGIQCKVKV; this is encoded by the coding sequence ATGGATAGAACTTCCAAAGATATCCGCACCTTTTTGGAAAAATGGCTCCATAAAAGTGTCAAGCAGTACGTTTCCAGTATGGACGGCAACGAAAAAGGAGACCTGTATGACCTGTTGGTCCTTGGATTGGAAAAACCTCTTCTTGAAATGGTTCTGGAAGAAACCAATGGCAACCAGACCAAAGCCGCCAATATTCTGGGTATCAACCGGAACACCCTCCGCAAAAAAATCCACGAGCATGGCATTCAATGCAAGGTAAAGGTTTAG
- the mtaB gene encoding tRNA (N(6)-L-threonylcarbamoyladenosine(37)-C(2))-methylthiotransferase MtaB: MKVAFNTLGCRTNQNDTAEMQTLLENEGFTIVEPNDSADIYVINSCTVTAKSDASSRQAVKRSLAINEDAMVVFTGCYAQNNPEEVSQVAGLDVLLGNANKLDIASAIRKRLESLRRKDEFGDPDVVMTDITKSWDFKTIPVTEFGGKSKAFIKVQTGCDEECTFCTVARARGRSISDERENILTNVRCSLDAGFKEITLTGINLGTYGMDKETPETFSSLVEEIADLPGDFRLRISSINPMEIDDRLIDLMSERDNICPHFHIPLQSGDDSVLSAMKRNYNSAQYRDVVERAAARIPNLGLGADVIVGFPGETETMFENTYRLVQDLPFTYLHVFTYSPRKGTTAFAMKNNVPKTDKKERNRRLTELGRDKALTFRQSMEGRTANVLIETSRDPASGRLRGHTEHFIPVSLDGSDALMNRVVPVWIQDASDQQVSGCVL; encoded by the coding sequence ATGAAAGTCGCTTTCAACACACTGGGTTGCCGGACCAACCAGAACGATACCGCGGAAATGCAGACCCTTCTTGAAAATGAGGGGTTTACCATTGTCGAACCGAACGATTCAGCGGATATTTACGTTATCAACTCCTGCACGGTCACGGCGAAAAGCGACGCCTCCTCCCGGCAGGCTGTGAAACGATCGCTGGCCATCAACGAGGACGCCATGGTGGTGTTCACCGGTTGCTACGCACAGAACAACCCGGAGGAAGTCAGCCAAGTCGCCGGTCTGGACGTTTTGCTGGGCAACGCCAACAAGCTGGACATCGCCAGCGCCATCCGCAAACGGCTGGAAAGCCTGCGCCGTAAAGACGAGTTTGGCGATCCGGACGTGGTGATGACGGACATCACCAAAAGCTGGGATTTCAAAACCATCCCTGTGACGGAATTCGGCGGCAAGTCGAAAGCATTCATCAAGGTGCAGACCGGGTGCGACGAGGAATGCACGTTCTGCACCGTGGCGCGGGCGCGCGGCCGTTCCATCAGTGATGAACGCGAAAACATTCTGACCAATGTACGTTGTTCCCTGGATGCAGGATTCAAGGAAATCACGCTGACGGGCATCAACCTCGGCACCTACGGAATGGACAAGGAAACACCGGAAACATTTTCGTCCCTGGTGGAAGAGATCGCGGATTTGCCCGGCGATTTCCGACTGCGCATCAGCAGCATCAATCCCATGGAGATCGACGACCGGCTCATCGACCTGATGTCTGAGCGCGACAACATCTGCCCGCACTTCCACATTCCACTGCAAAGCGGGGATGACTCGGTGCTGTCGGCCATGAAACGCAATTACAACTCTGCGCAATATCGCGACGTAGTGGAGCGGGCTGCGGCGCGCATACCGAACCTCGGATTGGGGGCCGACGTCATTGTCGGTTTTCCCGGGGAAACGGAGACGATGTTCGAAAATACATACCGACTGGTACAGGACCTGCCCTTCACCTACCTGCACGTATTCACTTACTCCCCGAGAAAGGGAACGACGGCATTTGCCATGAAAAACAACGTACCCAAAACGGACAAAAAGGAACGCAACCGCAGGCTCACCGAATTGGGACGTGACAAGGCCCTGACCTTCCGCCAGTCGATGGAGGGCCGAACCGCCAATGTGTTGATCGAGACCAGCCGCGACCCGGCCAGCGGCCGCTTGCGGGGACATACCGAACACTTCATCCCGGTATCACTCGACGGGAGCGATGCGTTGATGAACCGGGTCGTGCCGGTGTGGATCCAGGACGCATCCGATCAGCAGGTTTCGGGATGCGTCCTGTAA
- a CDS encoding SAM hydrolase/SAM-dependent halogenase family protein, whose product MRPVITLTTDFGLDDPYVGIMKGVILNIAPDVRLVDLTHQIQPQNILQAALVVKAAYPYFPKGTVHVVVVDPGVGGVRRPMGLKSYDYWFVGPDNGVFTSVIDSQASCYELTTEKYFLKNLSTTFHGRDIFSPVAAWLARGKTLRTFGRKIADPVTLDLPLPKFDGTKISGEIIYVDHFGNLTTNIDAGLLEGVFEHPEKLEVQVGRLTVQGPVSSYSEEKEDAVGIIINSWNALEIFHREGNAAQKLKVKIGTPVSVTQAD is encoded by the coding sequence ATGCGTCCTGTAATCACCCTCACCACCGATTTCGGTCTCGACGATCCTTACGTCGGCATCATGAAGGGAGTGATACTCAACATCGCTCCGGACGTCCGGCTGGTCGACCTCACTCATCAAATCCAGCCCCAGAATATTTTACAGGCAGCCCTCGTGGTGAAGGCGGCCTACCCTTATTTTCCAAAAGGTACGGTGCACGTGGTGGTGGTGGACCCGGGTGTGGGCGGGGTGCGGCGTCCCATGGGGCTGAAAAGTTACGACTATTGGTTCGTCGGTCCCGACAACGGTGTTTTCACCTCGGTGATCGATTCCCAGGCCAGTTGTTACGAATTGACCACCGAAAAGTATTTTCTGAAAAACCTTTCCACCACGTTTCACGGACGCGATATATTTTCCCCTGTTGCGGCGTGGCTGGCCAGAGGTAAAACCCTGCGCACATTCGGCCGAAAAATCGCCGACCCGGTTACACTGGACCTGCCGTTGCCAAAATTTGATGGCACCAAAATTTCAGGAGAAATCATTTATGTCGATCACTTCGGCAACCTGACAACCAACATCGACGCGGGTCTGCTGGAAGGGGTCTTTGAGCACCCGGAAAAGCTGGAGGTGCAGGTGGGCCGCCTTACCGTGCAGGGCCCGGTTTCCAGCTATTCTGAAGAGAAGGAAGATGCGGTCGGCATCATCATCAACAGCTGGAACGCGCTCGAGATTTTCCACCGCGAAGGCAACGCGGCCCAAAAACTGAAAGTGAAAATCGGCACCCCGGTAAGTGTCACCCAGGCGGATTGA
- the smpB gene encoding SsrA-binding protein SmpB, with product MSDIKIICQNKKARHDYFIEETMEAGLALMGTEVKSLRDGRANLADSYAWVEQNEVFLHNCHISPYTPATQFNHDPMRKRKLLLHRKEINRLIGASNEKGYSLIPLKIYFKNGIAKVELAIAKGKKQHDKRESIKKREVDREIRKAMKGDFKG from the coding sequence ATGTCGGATATCAAAATCATTTGCCAGAACAAGAAAGCCCGCCACGACTACTTCATTGAAGAAACGATGGAGGCGGGCCTTGCCCTGATGGGAACGGAAGTAAAATCTCTGCGCGACGGGCGTGCCAATCTTGCGGACAGTTACGCCTGGGTGGAGCAGAACGAGGTGTTTCTGCACAACTGCCACATCAGCCCGTACACACCGGCGACGCAGTTCAACCATGATCCCATGCGAAAACGCAAGTTGCTCCTGCACCGCAAGGAGATCAACCGACTCATTGGCGCAAGCAATGAAAAAGGATACAGCCTGATTCCGCTAAAAATTTATTTCAAAAACGGCATTGCCAAGGTGGAACTGGCAATAGCCAAAGGCAAAAAGCAGCACGACAAACGCGAGTCCATCAAAAAACGGGAAGTGGATCGCGAAATCCGGAAGGCCATGAAAGGCGACTTCAAGGGCTGA
- a CDS encoding DMT family transporter translates to MPRTDYGRGVFFALTTTVLWGLLPVVMQIALADFSPGSIVWFRFTFAFIALWAFLRLQKKPPEGIFRNPPLFAILAGLCLSGNYYYFLRGISASSPSNAAVLIQTAPVLVVLIGVFVFRERFSAPQAGGLAIALIGFVLFFRDQHAHAVDVDLYNTANGFVLVAGVLWAVYMTFQKSLTPKYEAQQLNLLVYGIASLVLVSTVSWSDYFNFDWVAWGLMLFLGMNTLLAYGFLAEAIKHIPLWLISVIVTLNPFITLGVMKLLPVVWPGLVEPERIGLLGYFGAMTAIGGVILVIRKKSEAEE, encoded by the coding sequence ATGCCACGGACCGATTACGGACGCGGTGTGTTCTTCGCGTTGACCACCACCGTGCTTTGGGGTTTGCTGCCGGTCGTCATGCAGATCGCGCTCGCCGACTTTTCTCCCGGCTCCATCGTCTGGTTCCGTTTCACGTTTGCGTTCATCGCTCTGTGGGCATTCCTGCGCCTTCAAAAAAAACCGCCGGAAGGAATTTTCCGCAATCCTCCCTTGTTTGCCATCCTTGCTGGTTTGTGCCTTTCCGGAAATTACTATTATTTTCTGCGCGGGATCAGCGCCAGTTCCCCATCCAACGCAGCGGTGCTGATCCAGACCGCACCGGTACTGGTAGTATTGATTGGAGTCTTCGTATTCCGGGAACGCTTCTCGGCCCCGCAGGCGGGGGGACTCGCAATTGCGCTGATTGGATTTGTCCTGTTTTTCCGTGACCAGCATGCCCACGCAGTGGATGTGGATCTCTATAATACGGCAAATGGGTTTGTGTTGGTTGCCGGGGTGCTGTGGGCGGTGTACATGACGTTCCAGAAATCGCTCACACCAAAGTATGAGGCCCAGCAATTGAACCTGCTGGTTTACGGGATCGCCTCCCTGGTGCTGGTGAGTACAGTGAGTTGGTCCGATTACTTTAATTTTGACTGGGTGGCCTGGGGACTCATGCTGTTTCTCGGTATGAACACTCTTCTTGCCTACGGGTTTCTGGCGGAAGCCATCAAGCATATCCCCCTATGGCTCATCAGTGTGATTGTCACACTCAACCCCTTCATCACGCTGGGAGTGATGAAACTCCTGCCCGTTGTCTGGCCGGGTCTGGTGGAGCCGGAACGAATTGGATTGCTGGGTTACTTCGGGGCCATGACGGCCATAGGCGGGGTGATTCTTGTCATCCGGAAAAAAAGTGAGGCTGAAGAATGA
- the hisH gene encoding imidazole glycerol phosphate synthase subunit HisH produces MIAIIDYGMGNLRSVHKAFEAVGADARVTRDPKTIADASSVVLPGVGAFKDCMANLDAYGLIDPVRKAIQSGKPFLGICLGLQLLFEQSVEFGTVPGLGVLPGKVIRFDFEDGSDLKVPHMGWNTVNVKKDSVLFDATDPHPYFYFVHSYFVQPDNPSAVVTTTEYGREFVSGIEHENIHAFQFHPEKSQRAGLKLLEKFARLN; encoded by the coding sequence ATGATCGCCATCATCGACTACGGGATGGGCAACCTGCGGTCGGTGCACAAGGCCTTCGAGGCGGTGGGCGCCGATGCCCGCGTCACCCGCGACCCCAAAACCATTGCGGATGCCTCCTCCGTTGTGCTTCCCGGCGTGGGGGCGTTCAAGGACTGCATGGCCAACCTGGATGCGTACGGCCTGATCGATCCCGTTCGCAAAGCCATCCAGAGCGGCAAGCCGTTTCTCGGTATCTGCCTGGGCCTGCAACTGCTGTTCGAGCAGAGCGTGGAGTTCGGTACCGTTCCGGGACTGGGCGTTTTGCCGGGCAAGGTGATTCGATTCGATTTCGAGGACGGTTCCGACCTCAAAGTGCCGCATATGGGATGGAACACGGTAAACGTTAAAAAGGATTCGGTGCTTTTTGATGCCACCGATCCCCATCCCTATTTTTACTTCGTCCACTCGTATTTCGTTCAGCCGGACAATCCTTCCGCCGTGGTCACCACCACCGAATACGGACGCGAGTTCGTTTCCGGTATCGAACACGAAAATATTCACGCCTTCCAGTTTCATCCAGAAAAAAGCCAGAGGGCCGGCTTGAAACTGCTGGAGAAGTTCGCCCGGCTGAACTGA
- the hisB gene encoding imidazoleglycerol-phosphate dehydratase HisB, which translates to MDRCSQITRKTSETEIEVSLVIDGSGQSEIQTPIPFLDHMLAQLTRHGYFDLQLKAKGDIEIDFHHTVEDVGITLGQAFDKALGDKKGIRRFASSSVPLNEALAECVVDISGRSFFVFNIDLPKTKLGQFDVELVPEFFQAFSANSGVTLHLNSPYWSNLHHIVEASFKAFAKALDQACALDPRSDAIPSTKGKL; encoded by the coding sequence ATGGATAGATGTTCCCAGATCACACGCAAAACCAGCGAAACGGAAATTGAAGTCAGTCTGGTCATCGACGGAAGCGGGCAGAGCGAAATTCAAACCCCGATTCCGTTTCTCGACCATATGCTGGCACAATTGACCCGCCACGGTTATTTTGACCTGCAACTCAAGGCCAAGGGCGACATCGAGATCGATTTTCACCACACGGTGGAGGACGTCGGCATCACCCTCGGTCAGGCCTTCGACAAGGCGCTGGGCGACAAGAAAGGCATCCGCCGCTTTGCCAGTTCGAGTGTTCCCCTGAACGAGGCGCTGGCGGAATGTGTGGTGGATATCAGCGGCCGCTCGTTTTTCGTGTTCAACATCGACCTTCCCAAAACCAAGCTGGGCCAATTTGATGTCGAACTGGTTCCAGAATTTTTCCAAGCCTTTTCCGCCAACAGCGGCGTCACCCTGCATCTCAACTCGCCCTATTGGAGCAACCTGCACCACATCGTGGAAGCGTCCTTCAAGGCGTTTGCCAAGGCGCTCGACCAGGCCTGCGCGCTGGACCCGCGGTCGGATGCGATTCCTTCTACCAAAGGCAAATTGTAG